A genomic stretch from Dissulfurispira thermophila includes:
- a CDS encoding GIY-YIG nuclease family protein gives MKGYMYILECADGSYYTGSTNNLELRLAQHQAGEGANHTKKRLPVKLVYFEEYTRIDEAFYREKQVQGWSRKKKEALIMNMPEKLHELAKCMNESSHLNYNGGFGSAQPPSVQPPSAQPPSAQPPSAQPPSAQPPSAQPPSAQPPSAQPPSARCLSEVEGSEVEGSEVEGSEVEGSEVEGSEVKCESPEQKNEFEGL, from the coding sequence ATGAAAGGATACATGTACATACTGGAATGTGCCGATGGTAGCTATTATACCGGTAGTACCAATAACTTGGAATTACGATTGGCACAGCATCAAGCCGGCGAAGGTGCCAATCACACTAAAAAGCGTTTGCCGGTAAAATTAGTGTATTTTGAAGAATATACCAGAATAGATGAAGCATTTTACAGGGAGAAACAGGTACAAGGGTGGAGCAGAAAGAAGAAGGAAGCTCTTATAATGAATATGCCTGAAAAATTGCATGAACTGGCTAAGTGCATGAATGAGAGTAGCCATTTGAATTATAACGGTGGTTTCGGCTCCGCTCAACCACCGTCTGTTCAACCACCATCCGCTCAACCACCGTCCGCTCAACCACCGTCCGCTCAACCACCGTCCGCTCAACCACCGTCCGCTCAACCACCGTCCGCTCAACCACCATCCGCTCAACCACCATCCGCTCGCTGCCTGAGCGAAGTCGAAGGCAGCGAAGTCGAAGGCAGCGAAGTCGAAGGCAGCGAAGTCGAAGGCAGCGAAGTCGAAGGCAGCGAAGTGAAATGCGAATCTCCCGAGCAAAAAAACGAATTTGAAGGATTGTAA
- a CDS encoding KTSC domain-containing protein: MSIPEMIKVESSNVAEIGYNEDEQNVYVRFLNGSLYVYKGVPIHEFEALKNAPSIGSYLHRNFKNVYPYERIE; this comes from the coding sequence ATGTCAATACCAGAAATGATTAAAGTAGAATCGTCAAATGTTGCTGAAATAGGCTACAATGAAGACGAGCAAAATGTTTATGTAAGATTTCTCAATGGTTCTCTCTATGTTTATAAAGGTGTACCTATACATGAATTTGAGGCACTTAAAAATGCTCCGTCAATTGGTTCGTATCTACACAGAAATTTTAAAAATGTTTATCCTTACGAAAGGATTGAATAA
- a CDS encoding HDOD domain-containing protein produces the protein MNIYNAHVGAMLAEKWQLPDNIIEALKNHHINNSGLSKTITVVSAADQIAKQMNIGQSGSPVIDKLPSDIISAFGSDSAGIIDSLGDIQTEIEKAMFFISGE, from the coding sequence TTGAATATATACAATGCGCATGTCGGCGCAATGCTTGCGGAAAAATGGCAGCTCCCTGATAACATCATTGAGGCTCTAAAAAACCACCACATTAACAACAGCGGACTTTCTAAAACAATAACCGTAGTATCTGCTGCGGATCAGATAGCAAAACAGATGAATATTGGACAGAGCGGAAGTCCTGTTATAGACAAACTGCCGTCTGATATCATATCGGCATTCGGAAGCGATTCCGCCGGCATTATAGACTCTTTAGGAGACATTCAGACAGAGATAGAAAAAGCAATGTTTTTTATAAGTGGGGAGTAA
- a CDS encoding restriction endonuclease subunit S: MIKQINSKISTDYKMTELGPLPQEWKVVKLGDCLLTNNDVRFSIDKENIETVCFIPMSLIPEENLFISQFEKRKAYEIRSGIVVYENDLLIAKITPCFENGKQGIVKGLVNGWGYATTEVIPIRVNDKINLKYIAYYFKHPKIRNFLAGKMEGSTGRQRLPKSQIENLKIALPPLAEQRKIAAILSTVQKAIETEGKLIERTKELKKAMMHKLFTEGIGWLSGAETSQKQTEIGPIPKSWEVVKLGEEIADITMGQSPPGETYNTDGNGFPFLQGKAEFRDKHPKHVKYTTKPKKIAHKNSILLSVRAPVGDVNIADKEYCIGRGLAAINGKQAESYFIFYYFLYNKNNIERLGSGSTFKSINKSQIENLKIPLPPLPDQQAIADILSTIDQKIEHHTTKKQKLEELFRTLLHELMTARVRVDDINLEFLNEKKGESL, translated from the coding sequence ATGATAAAACAAATAAATTCTAAAATTTCCACAGACTACAAAATGACCGAACTTGGCCCACTGCCACAAGAGTGGAAGGTGGTGAAGTTGGGGGATTGTTTATTGACGAATAACGATGTTCGATTTTCGATTGATAAAGAAAATATTGAAACTGTTTGCTTTATTCCAATGTCACTAATTCCAGAAGAAAATCTTTTTATTTCGCAATTTGAAAAAAGGAAGGCATATGAAATTAGAAGTGGAATTGTAGTTTATGAAAATGACTTATTGATTGCAAAAATAACGCCGTGTTTTGAAAATGGAAAACAAGGAATTGTGAAAGGGTTAGTGAATGGTTGGGGTTATGCAACAACGGAGGTCATTCCTATAAGAGTTAACGATAAAATCAATCTCAAATATATTGCCTATTATTTTAAACATCCAAAAATAAGAAATTTTCTTGCAGGCAAAATGGAAGGAAGCACAGGAAGACAAAGATTACCAAAATCGCAAATCGAAAATCTAAAAATCGCACTTCCCCCTCTTGCCGAGCAGCGCAAAATCGCCGCTATTCTCTCCACGGTGCAGAAAGCCATTGAAACCGAGGGCAAACTCATAGAACGCACCAAAGAACTGAAAAAAGCAATGATGCATAAACTCTTTACCGAAGGCATTGGCTGGTTGAGCGGAGCCGAAACCAGCCAAAAACAAACCGAGATCGGCCCCATACCCAAAAGCTGGGAGGTGGTGAAGTTGGGGGAGGAAATTGCTGATATTACAATGGGACAATCTCCACCAGGAGAAACCTATAATACTGATGGTAATGGTTTTCCATTTTTACAGGGGAAAGCGGAATTTAGAGATAAACATCCCAAACATGTTAAATACACTACAAAACCAAAAAAAATAGCACATAAAAATAGCATCTTATTATCAGTTAGAGCACCAGTAGGAGATGTAAATATTGCCGATAAAGAATATTGTATAGGTAGAGGATTAGCAGCAATAAACGGGAAACAAGCAGAGAGTTATTTCATTTTTTATTACTTTCTTTATAACAAAAATAATATAGAGAGGCTTGGCTCTGGTTCAACTTTTAAATCAATCAATAAATCGCAAATCGAAAATCTAAAAATCCCCCTTCCCCCTCTTCCCGATCAGCAAGCAATAGCCGATATACTTTCTACCATCGACCAAAAAATAGAACACCACACCACTAAAAAACAAAAACTTGAGGAACTTTTTCGTACCTTATTGCACGAATTAATGACGGCAAGGGTGAGGGTGGATGATATAAATTTGGAATTTTTGAATGAAAAGAAAGGAGAAAGCCTATGA
- a CDS encoding type I restriction-modification system subunit M: MVKEAENKSMEAWIWDAACSIRGAQDATKYKDFILPLIFVKRLCDVFDDEIDRIAKEVGSRAKAFKLVERDKNLVRFYIPFRPDNEEEPTWSVIRKLTDKIGEKLTTHLRDIARENPKLSGIIDRIDFNATTHGVRDIEDDRLSNLIEKISQKRLGLNDVEPDIIGRSYEYLIRKFAEGGGQSAGEFYTPKEVGIIMAKIMDPEPGMRIYDPCCGSAGLLIKCELVLNEKMKARGIEKFQPLKLYGQEYIPQTWAMANMNMIIHDMEGQIEIGDTFRNPKFREVRNGRDVGNGRDRSLMTFDRVVANPMWNQDMFDEKDYDADTFGRFPKDAGFPGKQSADWGWMQHILASLNDKGKAAVVLDTGAASRGSGNANTNKEKEVRKWFVENDYIEGVLYLPENLFYNTTAPGIVIFLNKNKPAERRNKMLLVNASQEFAKGAPKNYITDEGIEKIVSTFLEWKEIDKFSKIVTKEEIAKNDYNISPTRYIHISEEEEYRPIGEIWEEIKELEGEAFDINSKLKNIIERFGI, from the coding sequence ATGGTAAAAGAAGCTGAAAACAAATCAATGGAAGCATGGATATGGGATGCTGCCTGTAGCATTCGCGGCGCTCAGGATGCCACAAAATATAAAGATTTTATTTTACCCCTTATTTTTGTAAAACGGCTTTGTGATGTTTTTGACGATGAAATTGATAGAATAGCTAAAGAAGTTGGTTCACGGGCAAAGGCCTTTAAACTGGTAGAGCGTGATAAAAACCTGGTCCGGTTTTATATCCCCTTCAGACCCGATAATGAAGAAGAACCCACATGGTCAGTAATTCGCAAACTCACCGACAAAATTGGCGAAAAACTCACCACCCACTTACGCGATATTGCCAGAGAAAACCCAAAACTTTCAGGCATCATAGATCGTATAGATTTTAATGCCACCACCCATGGCGTGCGGGATATTGAGGACGACCGCCTGTCCAATCTGATTGAAAAAATAAGTCAAAAGCGACTTGGGCTAAATGATGTTGAGCCGGATATCATTGGCCGTAGTTATGAGTACCTTATTCGTAAGTTTGCCGAAGGCGGCGGACAGAGCGCTGGAGAATTTTATACTCCAAAAGAAGTTGGCATAATCATGGCAAAAATCATGGACCCTGAGCCTGGTATGCGGATATATGACCCTTGCTGTGGCTCGGCAGGGCTTCTTATCAAATGCGAACTTGTATTGAATGAGAAAATGAAAGCAAGGGGAATTGAAAAATTTCAACCCCTTAAGCTATACGGACAGGAATACATTCCGCAAACCTGGGCAATGGCCAATATGAATATGATTATCCATGACATGGAGGGACAGATAGAAATCGGCGACACCTTTCGCAATCCAAAATTCCGTGAGGTAAGAAATGGTCGCGATGTGGGGAACGGTCGCGACCGTTCCCTGATGACCTTTGACCGCGTCGTTGCCAATCCGATGTGGAATCAGGATATGTTTGACGAAAAGGATTACGACGCCGATACCTTTGGCCGTTTTCCTAAAGACGCTGGATTTCCCGGCAAACAGAGTGCCGATTGGGGCTGGATGCAGCATATACTGGCAAGCTTGAATGATAAAGGAAAAGCCGCTGTTGTGCTTGATACTGGTGCAGCAAGTCGTGGATCTGGGAATGCAAATACCAATAAAGAAAAAGAGGTCCGCAAGTGGTTTGTCGAGAACGATTATATAGAAGGCGTTTTGTATCTGCCTGAAAACCTGTTTTACAACACCACAGCTCCGGGTATAGTGATTTTTCTAAACAAAAATAAACCGGCTGAGCGCAGAAATAAGATGCTTTTGGTCAATGCCTCGCAGGAGTTTGCAAAAGGCGCACCTAAAAACTATATCACCGATGAAGGAATAGAAAAAATCGTTTCCACATTTTTAGAATGGAAAGAGATTGATAAATTCAGCAAAATTGTAACCAAAGAAGAGATTGCCAAAAACGACTATAACATTTCCCCCACACGCTATATTCACATAAGCGAAGAGGAAGAATACCGCCCCATCGGTGAGATATGGGAGGAGATAAAGGAGTTGGAAGGAGAAGCTTTTGATATTAATAGCAAATTAAAAAATATTATTGAAAGATTTGGAATATGA
- a CDS encoding ATP-binding protein — MDRNAEIGEIVSVNGNTISVRLNDNIKSNILIIDGIVYRVGQIGSFLKIPMGYANLYGLVTQIGASAIPENILEHLKENYDSVNNNQWLTLVLVGEQIGKRFERGVSQSPTTGDKVHIVTISDLDIIYGGYDEKKSITVGNISVSESLSAKIDLDNLVSRHCAIVGSTGSGKSNAVAIILSAIVEKNFKSSRILVIDPHGEYNSVFMGKSKVYKINAGNGENELYIPFWALPFEELRSIFSGNLSDQNKDYFREKIVEAKIKVNQEQNLGIAKEIITADTPIPFSIKQLWFELDDFERQTFKERAKPETKTNLRTQGDPENLISNEYEPAAAGGGSPFLNHQAKGILGFLDTVRMKLKDSRYDFLFKPGYYTPDLSGICSKDLSDLLLEWLGGETPITILDLSGVPSEIMTSISGTLLKIIYDALFWGQNLNIGGKEQPMLVVLEEAHNYLRAGENSISSKTVQRIAKEGRKYGVGLLLATQRPSELDETVLSQCGTIIALRMNNSKDRGHISSAIQDELQTIMELLPSLRTGEAIISGEAVKIPSRIKFFKTANAPKSEEPKVSEKWEVEKTTCKDDYKKLVNYWINQKLKD, encoded by the coding sequence ATGGATAGAAATGCTGAAATTGGTGAAATAGTAAGCGTTAACGGGAATACCATTTCTGTTAGACTCAATGATAATATTAAGTCCAATATTTTAATCATTGATGGTATTGTATATCGGGTTGGACAGATAGGTTCATTCCTTAAAATACCAATGGGATATGCAAATCTTTATGGATTAGTAACGCAAATCGGTGCCTCAGCAATTCCAGAAAACATATTAGAACATCTAAAAGAAAATTATGACAGTGTTAATAATAATCAATGGTTAACTTTGGTGTTGGTTGGTGAGCAAATTGGGAAAAGATTTGAACGAGGAGTATCTCAATCACCAACAACAGGTGATAAGGTACATATAGTAACTATATCTGATCTTGATATAATCTACGGCGGATATGATGAAAAAAAATCTATTACTGTAGGTAATATAAGTGTTTCAGAAAGTTTAAGTGCAAAAATAGATTTAGATAATTTAGTATCAAGGCATTGTGCAATAGTGGGATCTACCGGAAGCGGGAAATCAAACGCTGTTGCGATTATTTTAAGTGCTATAGTGGAAAAGAATTTTAAGAGTTCACGAATATTAGTAATTGATCCGCATGGTGAATACAATTCTGTGTTTATGGGTAAGAGTAAAGTATATAAAATTAATGCTGGCAATGGAGAAAATGAATTATACATCCCTTTTTGGGCTCTTCCTTTTGAAGAATTGAGAAGTATCTTTTCAGGTAATCTCTCTGACCAAAACAAAGATTATTTCAGAGAAAAAATAGTAGAAGCAAAAATTAAAGTAAATCAGGAACAAAACCTTGGAATAGCGAAAGAGATTATTACAGCTGATACTCCAATACCTTTCAGCATTAAGCAACTTTGGTTTGAACTTGATGATTTTGAAAGACAGACTTTTAAAGAAAGAGCCAAACCTGAAACTAAAACAAATTTAAGAACTCAAGGGGATCCTGAAAATTTAATATCCAATGAATATGAACCAGCTGCTGCTGGTGGAGGTAGCCCTTTTTTAAACCATCAGGCAAAAGGCATATTGGGATTTTTAGACACTGTCCGAATGAAGTTAAAAGACAGTAGGTATGATTTTCTCTTTAAACCTGGATATTATACACCTGATCTATCTGGAATATGTAGTAAAGATTTAAGTGATTTGCTACTTGAATGGCTGGGTGGTGAAACACCGATAACTATTCTTGATTTGTCTGGAGTTCCATCAGAAATAATGACTTCAATTTCAGGGACATTACTAAAGATAATATATGATGCACTATTCTGGGGACAAAACTTAAATATTGGCGGAAAAGAACAGCCAATGTTAGTTGTCCTTGAAGAAGCTCATAATTACTTAAGAGCCGGGGAGAATTCAATTTCTTCAAAGACCGTTCAGAGAATAGCTAAAGAAGGGCGAAAATATGGTGTGGGCTTATTACTTGCAACTCAAAGGCCATCAGAATTAGATGAAACAGTGTTAAGTCAATGTGGTACAATCATAGCACTAAGAATGAATAATTCAAAAGATAGAGGGCATATTAGTTCTGCAATTCAAGACGAACTGCAAACAATAATGGAACTACTTCCATCACTTAGAACAGGAGAGGCGATAATTTCTGGTGAAGCAGTAAAGATACCATCGCGAATAAAATTTTTTAAAACAGCCAATGCCCCTAAAAGTGAAGAACCTAAGGTTTCGGAAAAATGGGAGGTAGAAAAAACAACTTGTAAAGATGATTACAAGAAATTAGTTAATTATTGGATAAATCAAAAGCTAAAAGATTGA
- a CDS encoding M48 family metallopeptidase, with translation MTGWKDKFDFKNAVLDWASRLEIKVALIYVRPMKNKWASCSTNGHLNFNVELLKMDKKLGEYVIVHELLHFRVANHGPLWKSYMNAFLPAWEELDNQLKKITKQEREL, from the coding sequence ATGACAGGTTGGAAAGATAAGTTTGATTTTAAAAATGCTGTTTTAGATTGGGCTTCCCGGCTGGAAATAAAAGTTGCCTTAATATATGTACGTCCTATGAAAAATAAATGGGCATCCTGTTCTACAAACGGTCATTTGAACTTCAATGTTGAGCTTTTAAAAATGGATAAAAAATTAGGGGAATATGTGATTGTTCATGAGTTGTTACACTTCAGGGTAGCCAATCATGGTCCTCTATGGAAAAGTTATATGAATGCTTTTTTACCAGCATGGGAAGAACTTGATAACCAATTGAAAAAAATCACAAAACAGGAACGCGAGTTATGA
- a CDS encoding SIR2 family protein, with product MITHDPTEYIKGLQTILVSDKKKIGFLLGAGTSLAKKNFNSKVVPSVIEMTNNIIQSITDKKNKDAVNEIKDEIGDCKFNIETLLSKLELKFQAIGNSSLNGLDKNGIKSLIDEIKNKIKEIVSVHNDIQAENQIQTDFAEWIKRADRKFPIELFTTNYDYLFEIGLEYHNIPYFDGFSGSFNPFFCAELVNDFSFLPKQTKLWKIHGSLGWAYDESNRKVIRSLSENNNLLIYPSVLKYVDSKKLPYEALMDRLSNFIKQDDAVLITCGYSFGDEHINERIFTSLQSSATSSVLALLYEDNFNENHILEIAKSNGKLSVYAKKSAVIGCQYGIWKLKREPSKDYTISLNLYFDEDAPEMTSQLNEEKKGEEKWTGTGKLIITDFSKLVKFLQSMIV from the coding sequence ATGATAACTCATGATCCTACAGAATATATTAAAGGTCTACAAACCATATTAGTCAGTGATAAGAAAAAAATAGGGTTTTTGTTAGGCGCTGGGACATCTCTTGCAAAAAAGAATTTTAATTCTAAAGTAGTTCCTTCTGTGATAGAAATGACAAATAATATTATTCAAAGTATAACAGATAAAAAAAATAAAGATGCTGTCAATGAAATAAAAGATGAGATTGGAGATTGTAAATTTAATATTGAAACACTTCTTTCAAAATTAGAGTTAAAGTTTCAAGCTATTGGAAATAGCTCTCTCAATGGCTTAGATAAAAATGGTATTAAATCGTTGATTGATGAAATAAAAAATAAAATTAAAGAGATAGTCAGTGTACACAATGATATTCAAGCAGAGAATCAGATTCAGACTGATTTTGCAGAATGGATTAAAAGAGCCGATAGAAAATTCCCAATAGAATTATTTACGACAAATTATGATTATTTATTCGAAATTGGATTAGAATATCATAACATTCCCTATTTTGATGGTTTTAGTGGAAGTTTTAACCCATTTTTTTGTGCGGAATTAGTAAATGACTTTTCCTTTTTACCCAAACAAACTAAATTATGGAAAATTCATGGCTCATTAGGGTGGGCATATGATGAGAGTAATAGGAAAGTTATTAGAAGTTTATCAGAAAATAATAACTTATTGATTTATCCGTCTGTTTTAAAATATGTTGATTCAAAAAAATTACCTTATGAAGCTCTCATGGATAGATTAAGTAATTTTATTAAACAAGATGATGCTGTATTAATTACGTGCGGATATTCTTTTGGGGATGAACATATAAATGAAAGAATTTTTACATCTCTACAATCATCAGCCACTTCATCGGTTTTAGCTCTGCTTTACGAAGATAATTTCAATGAAAATCATATTTTGGAGATTGCAAAAAGTAACGGAAAACTATCAGTATATGCCAAAAAAAGTGCTGTTATAGGTTGCCAATATGGTATCTGGAAATTAAAAAGAGAACCCAGCAAAGATTATACCATAAGTTTGAATCTTTATTTTGATGAAGATGCACCAGAAATGACCTCTCAACTTAATGAAGAAAAAAAAGGAGAAGAAAAATGGACAGGTACAGGAAAATTAATAATTACAGATTTTTCCAAATTAGTTAAGTTTTTACAATCTATGATAGTTTAA
- a CDS encoding type I restriction endonuclease subunit R, producing MSTPTEHKTVQSRILQYAQEIGWKYVSQAEAEKRRGFNNDSYNIQQRCRTASLYFEDLLFTKVKEFNPKYTENQSSLIKTFTSLKPDIYGNRDFLKYLRNEGTYYCKEENRDLNLILIDYDNLGNNVFEITEEFYWYNGRYGNREDIVFLINGIPVLVVECKNPTVSVQNIESISVAIDQIRRYHSETPEFFVPEQIFTATEAISFYYGVTWNTVRRNIFNWKSDETGNLENKVKTFCSISQVMAFIKNFILFAEKDEELNKFILRQHQVQAVEKIMERSHDPVKKRGLIWHTQGSGKTYTMIKAAEMLFKAPKLEKPTILLLIDRNELEDQMIKNLRSLGINNVEHAYTIARLNELLRNDYRGIIVTMIHKFRDMLANINTRNNIFILIDEAHRTTGGDLGNYLMAGLPNATYIGFTGTPVDKTAYGKGTFKTFGMDDEKGYLHKYSISESITDGTTLPLYYNLAPNEMRVPYEQLDKEFLSLAEAQGISDIEELNKILDKAVNLKNFLKSKDRINKIARFVAEHYTQNVEPLWYKAFLVAVDREACAYYKKALDNYLPPEYSVIVYTGNNNDSALLKEFHLDEKKERQIRKAFTQYGEFPKILIVTEKLLTGFDAPILYAMYLDKPMRDHTLLQTIARVNRPYENEALEMVKPHGFVLDFIGIFEKLEKALSFDSDEVNAVVKDLDLLKNSFKSKMESKVPEYLKLIQHDFNDKDVDNLIEYFRDKEKRKEFFKEYKECEMLYEIISPDAFLRPYIDNYRAFSAMYQIMRNAYSKKIYIDTEFMKKTESLVKENVWVYGLTPVNEIIEINEKTIDLIKQKEGGDNTKVINLIKSIEKTAEEQSRDPFLIAMAERAKQIQEHYESRQLATSEALQELLNEIKNNEDRKKEQDNLKLDNLTYYLFKELESVIFSSSKKSFAATEFIGIAKKIKNILEENAGWYSSEKAMREARQKVTIELYKSIDDPDKVTALVEHIFSILSQSRQKQ from the coding sequence ATGTCCACCCCCACCGAACATAAAACCGTCCAATCTCGTATCCTGCAATATGCACAGGAAATTGGCTGGAAATATGTTAGCCAAGCCGAAGCGGAAAAAAGGCGCGGTTTTAATAATGATTCTTATAATATTCAGCAGCGTTGCCGCACGGCCTCGCTTTATTTTGAAGATTTGCTGTTTACCAAGGTAAAAGAATTTAATCCAAAATATACCGAAAACCAATCATCTCTTATCAAAACATTTACTTCTCTCAAACCCGACATCTACGGGAACCGTGATTTTTTGAAATATCTAAGGAATGAAGGAACATATTACTGCAAGGAAGAAAACCGCGATCTCAATCTGATACTCATTGATTACGACAATCTAGGAAATAATGTCTTTGAAATCACAGAAGAATTTTATTGGTATAATGGTCGCTATGGCAACAGGGAAGATATTGTCTTTCTGATTAACGGTATTCCGGTTCTTGTTGTTGAATGCAAGAATCCCACCGTAAGTGTTCAAAACATTGAATCCATATCTGTCGCAATCGATCAAATACGGCGCTATCACAGCGAAACACCGGAATTTTTTGTTCCCGAGCAAATTTTTACCGCAACCGAAGCCATTAGTTTTTATTATGGCGTTACCTGGAATACGGTTCGCAGAAATATTTTCAATTGGAAATCAGACGAAACTGGAAACCTTGAAAACAAGGTAAAGACTTTTTGCTCCATCTCACAGGTTATGGCATTTATTAAGAATTTTATTCTCTTTGCAGAAAAGGACGAAGAACTCAATAAGTTTATTCTAAGGCAGCATCAGGTGCAGGCTGTGGAGAAAATAATGGAACGTTCGCATGATCCTGTTAAGAAACGTGGACTCATCTGGCATACCCAGGGATCAGGCAAAACCTACACCATGATAAAGGCTGCCGAAATGCTTTTTAAGGCACCAAAACTTGAAAAGCCTACCATCCTGCTTTTGATTGACCGAAATGAGCTGGAAGATCAAATGATTAAGAATTTACGATCTCTCGGTATCAATAATGTGGAACATGCCTACACCATAGCAAGGTTAAATGAACTCTTAAGAAACGATTATCGCGGTATTATTGTTACCATGATTCACAAGTTCAGGGATATGCTGGCTAATATAAATACTCGCAATAATATTTTTATCCTCATTGATGAAGCGCACCGAACGACCGGCGGCGATCTGGGCAATTATCTTATGGCAGGTCTGCCAAATGCAACCTATATCGGTTTTACCGGCACTCCGGTTGACAAAACCGCTTACGGGAAAGGCACTTTCAAGACCTTTGGTATGGACGATGAAAAGGGTTATCTGCATAAATATTCTATCTCTGAAAGTATTACCGACGGCACTACACTGCCGCTTTATTACAATCTTGCGCCCAATGAGATGCGGGTGCCCTATGAACAATTAGACAAAGAGTTTCTTTCCCTCGCAGAAGCTCAAGGGATATCCGACATAGAAGAATTAAATAAGATACTGGACAAAGCCGTTAACCTGAAAAATTTTCTCAAATCAAAAGATCGTATTAATAAGATTGCCCGCTTTGTTGCCGAGCATTATACACAAAATGTTGAGCCCTTATGGTATAAAGCGTTTCTGGTGGCTGTTGACCGCGAAGCATGTGCCTATTACAAAAAAGCTCTGGATAACTATTTGCCACCTGAGTATTCGGTTATTGTTTATACCGGCAACAACAATGATTCAGCACTCTTAAAAGAATTTCATCTTGATGAAAAGAAAGAAAGGCAAATCAGAAAAGCTTTCACCCAATATGGAGAATTCCCCAAAATTCTTATTGTAACCGAGAAACTCTTAACCGGATTTGATGCTCCTATCCTCTATGCCATGTATCTAGATAAACCGATGCGTGACCATACCCTGCTGCAAACCATCGCTCGCGTAAACCGGCCGTATGAGAACGAAGCATTGGAAATGGTGAAGCCCCATGGCTTTGTGCTTGATTTTATCGGCATATTTGAAAAACTGGAAAAAGCTCTTTCCTTTGATAGCGATGAGGTGAATGCCGTTGTAAAGGACCTTGATCTTTTAAAAAACTCATTCAAAAGTAAAATGGAAAGTAAGGTGCCGGAATACCTCAAATTGATACAGCATGACTTTAACGATAAAGATGTGGATAATCTTATCGAATATTTCCGCGATAAAGAGAAGCGAAAAGAGTTTTTTAAAGAATATAAAGAATGCGAGATGCTCTATGAGATTATTTCTCCCGACGCATTCTTAAGACCTTACATAGATAATTATAGAGCATTTTCAGCCATGTATCAAATAATGCGCAATGCCTACAGCAAAAAAATATATATCGATACAGAATTCATGAAAAAAACAGAGAGCCTTGTAAAAGAAAATGTTTGGGTGTATGGGCTTACGCCAGTGAATGAAATCATCGAGATCAATGAGAAAACCATTGACCTTATCAAACAAAAAGAGGGCGGCGACAATACAAAGGTTATTAACCTGATAAAAAGCATCGAAAAAACTGCCGAAGAACAGAGCCGTGATCCCTTTCTGATTGCAATGGCCGAACGAGCCAAACAGATTCAGGAACATTATGAAAGCCGTCAATTGGCAACCAGTGAGGCGCTCCAGGAACTTTTAAATGAAATCAAGAATAACGAAGATCGTAAGAAAGAGCAGGACAACCTAAAATTAGACAATCTGACATATTATTTATTCAAAGAATTGGAATCGGTCATATTCAGTAGCAGCAAAAAATCTTTTGCTGCTACTGAATTCATAGGAATCGCCAAAAAAATAAAAAATATTCTGGAAGAAAATGCCGGCTGGTATTCCAGCGAAAAGGCCATGCGCGAGGCAAGACAAAAAGTTACCATAGAACTATACAAATCAATTGACGACCCTGATAAAGTAACGGCTCTTGTAGAGCATATTTTTTCGATATTATCTCAATCAAGGCAAAAACAATGA